A single genomic interval of Patescibacteria group bacterium harbors:
- a CDS encoding N-6 DNA methylase, protein MANQKLASEIIGKIFRNPDMQYGLSVFEGIKPELVLEFSEKDGKYYLKCLKRNKNLVAKPEEIIRQLMVYKLINQYKYPLDRIDVEVDVQFGREVGKKRADIVIYRDDGKTPYLVVEVKKPDVKDGLGQLKSYANATGAPILVLTDGKIQNNILRTDPNLFEDLLEIPKFNETVEDVRSKKIVYEDLEEIANLKQLIYDLQEVVLANSGVDSFDEIFKLIYAKLYDEIETPRNENRRFRVMAGATNKENLNNICRLFEDAKSQWRDVFKANDEIEIPENVVVPAVSLLQKYRLFGSNLQIIDDAFEYLINLDAKGEKGQYFTPRHVIDMAVKMLNPTSKDFIIDSAAGSCGFLLHAMQYVWQNELTKVKYGDSYDVKQKDYAEKHLFGIDFDPRSVKIGKAMMLIAGDGKTNVTYANSLDSEIWSEETKARFRPFLRTFKDSEESRRNQEKMSDFNFDIVLTNPPFAGEIKGVLLNRYDLGFKWDKNFEKTSKHQNKVSRDVLFIERNLNFLKPGGRMAIVLPQGVLNNTQMEYVRKFILTKARLLAVVGLHGNTFKPHTGTKTSVIFLQKLNEGEEAPKDYPIFMAVSKKGGKDTSGEYIYRKDKDGNVMFNMEGKKIIDHDLDEIAEEFEKFAKEQKINF, encoded by the coding sequence ATGGCAAATCAAAAATTAGCCAGTGAAATTATCGGTAAGATATTTCGTAATCCGGATATGCAATACGGCTTATCCGTATTTGAAGGCATTAAGCCGGAGTTAGTGCTTGAATTTTCAGAAAAAGACGGAAAATATTATTTAAAGTGCCTGAAGAGAAATAAAAATTTGGTAGCCAAGCCGGAGGAAATTATCCGCCAGCTCATGGTTTATAAATTGATTAATCAATATAAATATCCGCTTGACCGAATTGACGTTGAGGTTGACGTGCAATTCGGCCGGGAAGTCGGAAAAAAACGAGCCGATATAGTTATATATCGCGACGACGGCAAAACGCCATATTTAGTGGTAGAAGTTAAAAAACCGGACGTTAAAGACGGACTGGGGCAGTTAAAAAGTTATGCCAACGCTACCGGCGCGCCCATCTTAGTTTTAACCGACGGGAAAATTCAAAATAATATTTTGAGGACTGATCCGAATCTTTTTGAAGATCTCTTGGAGATTCCTAAATTTAATGAAACCGTGGAAGACGTGCGCTCTAAAAAAATCGTTTATGAAGACCTTGAAGAAATCGCCAATTTAAAACAGCTGATTTACGATTTGCAGGAAGTTGTTTTAGCCAATAGCGGGGTTGATTCTTTTGATGAGATATTTAAGCTGATTTACGCGAAACTTTACGACGAAATTGAAACTCCCAGAAATGAAAATAGGCGATTTAGGGTTATGGCCGGCGCGACGAATAAGGAAAACTTAAATAATATTTGTCGTTTATTTGAAGACGCTAAAAGCCAATGGCGGGATGTTTTTAAGGCCAATGACGAAATAGAAATTCCGGAAAACGTAGTCGTGCCGGCGGTTTCTCTTCTGCAAAAATATCGGCTTTTCGGCTCAAACCTGCAGATTATAGACGATGCTTTTGAATATCTTATTAATTTGGACGCTAAGGGAGAAAAGGGCCAATATTTTACGCCGCGGCACGTAATTGATATGGCGGTAAAGATGCTAAATCCGACCTCAAAAGATTTTATTATTGATTCGGCGGCCGGCAGCTGCGGTTTTTTGCTGCACGCCATGCAATATGTTTGGCAAAACGAACTGACTAAAGTTAAATATGGCGACAGTTATGATGTTAAGCAAAAAGATTATGCCGAAAAGCATTTGTTCGGCATTGATTTTGATCCGCGCTCGGTTAAAATCGGCAAAGCCATGATGCTTATCGCCGGAGACGGGAAAACCAATGTAACTTATGCTAATTCTTTAGATTCGGAAATTTGGAGCGAAGAAACGAAAGCGCGCTTCCGTCCGTTTTTGCGGACATTTAAAGATAGCGAAGAAAGTCGGAGAAATCAGGAAAAGATGAGTGATTTTAATTTTGACATAGTTTTAACCAATCCGCCGTTTGCCGGAGAAATAAAAGGAGTTTTACTTAACCGGTATGATCTTGGCTTTAAATGGGATAAAAATTTTGAAAAAACTTCAAAGCATCAAAATAAAGTTTCGCGCGACGTTTTATTTATTGAACGCAACTTAAATTTTTTAAAGCCGGGCGGGCGCATGGCCATAGTTTTACCGCAAGGAGTATTAAATAATACCCAGATGGAATATGTCCGAAAATTTATTTTAACTAAAGCTAGGCTTTTAGCGGTCGTCGGTCTGCACGGCAATACCTTTAAGCCTCATACCGGTACAAAAACTTCGGTAATATTTTTGCAAAAATTGAACGAGGGCGAAGAAGCACCGAAAGACTATCCGATTTTTATGGCGGTTTCTAAAAAGGGCGGGAAAGATACATCCGGGGAATATATTTATAGAAAAGATAAAGATGGAAATGTTATGTTTAATATGGAAGGTAAGAAAATTATTGACCATGATTTGGATGAGATTGCGGAGGAGTTTGAGAAGTTCGCGAAAGAGCAAAAAATTAATTTTTAA
- a CDS encoding peptidylprolyl isomerase, which translates to MKKLILPAILLLVLTACSNSQFSYDESSAPKTMDNFNEADIIGRMTDLKNGLTPKIKPSGKSAAGGSSQAAGQAAAEPAGQRQLQNLAAQYDGAVIKTNFGDLTVKFYAQESPVTVNNFLNLAKDGFYNGTKFHRVIKDFMIQGGDPLSKDDDWSNDGTGGPGYKFQDEINQHKLVRGSLAMANSGPNTNGSQFFIVTAAATAWLDGKHTNFGYVAGGLEVMEKIEKVKVNENDHPTEDVIINSIELTKGGAGDQPEITGPEPAPGASSTPEINSASSTSAVGEEETGDFKLKE; encoded by the coding sequence ATGAAAAAATTAATTTTACCGGCAATATTATTGCTGGTTTTAACCGCCTGCTCTAATAGCCAATTTAGCTATGACGAATCGAGCGCGCCTAAAACTATGGACAATTTCAATGAAGCGGATATAATAGGTAGAATGACCGATCTAAAAAACGGCTTAACGCCGAAAATCAAACCAAGCGGCAAATCCGCGGCCGGCGGATCAAGTCAGGCGGCGGGGCAAGCCGCGGCCGAGCCAGCCGGACAGAGACAGCTCCAAAATTTAGCCGCTCAATATGACGGCGCGGTTATTAAAACCAATTTCGGCGATTTAACGGTTAAATTTTACGCCCAGGAATCGCCGGTGACGGTGAATAATTTTTTAAATTTGGCCAAAGACGGTTTTTATAACGGCACGAAATTTCATCGGGTGATAAAAGATTTCATGATTCAGGGCGGCGATCCTTTAAGTAAAGACGATGATTGGTCAAACGACGGTACCGGCGGCCCGGGCTATAAGTTCCAGGATGAAATCAACCAGCATAAATTAGTGCGCGGCAGTTTGGCCATGGCCAATTCCGGACCCAATACCAACGGCTCGCAGTTTTTTATCGTTACGGCCGCGGCTACGGCCTGGCTTGACGGCAAGCATACGAATTTCGGCTATGTGGCCGGCGGGCTGGAGGTAATGGAAAAAATAGAAAAAGTTAAAGTCAACGAGAACGATCATCCGACCGAAGACGTTATTATAAATAGCATTGAATTAACCAAAGGCGGAGCCGGCGATCAACCGGAAATTACCGGGCCGGAACCGGCGCCCGGCGCCAGTTCAACTCCGGAAATAAATTCGGCCAGTTCAACCTCCGCGGTCGGAGAAGAAGAAACAGGGGATTTTAAATTAAAAGAATAA
- the lexA gene encoding transcriptional repressor LexA: MIKNITPKQKKVLEIIYNNIKSTGFPPTLADLKNELDVSSNQAVLNYLAALKSKGCIERAEGQARGIRILPLGYKILNKDQLVPVVGETAAGPFIETLEETSFTWTSLPGQILNDEKITQSNEKMFAVKVNGDSMINVGIDNGDMLLVKVVKEFKSGDIILARTDAGTTVKRFIADGGKRYLKPENPNYKNITIIPGEVEFQGKVILNLSKVK, encoded by the coding sequence ATGATAAAAAATATTACTCCAAAACAGAAAAAAGTACTAGAAATAATATATAATAATATAAAATCTACCGGCTTTCCTCCCACTTTAGCCGACTTAAAGAATGAATTAGACGTATCTTCTAACCAGGCAGTTTTAAATTATTTAGCGGCCCTTAAGAGTAAGGGGTGTATCGAGCGAGCAGAAGGACAAGCCAGAGGAATAAGAATTTTGCCTTTAGGCTATAAGATTTTAAATAAAGATCAGTTAGTGCCTGTCGTCGGCGAGACTGCGGCAGGCCCTTTTATTGAAACTCTTGAAGAAACTTCATTCACCTGGACCTCTCTGCCGGGGCAGATATTGAACGATGAAAAAATTACTCAATCAAATGAAAAAATGTTTGCCGTAAAAGTCAACGGAGATTCAATGATAAATGTCGGGATTGATAATGGCGATATGCTTTTGGTAAAAGTAGTTAAAGAATTTAAAAGCGGTGATATTATCCTGGCGAGAACCGACGCAGGAACTACCGTAAAAAGATTTATAGCTGACGGAGGAAAGAGATATTTAAAACCGGAAAATCCGAATTATAAAAATATTACTATTATTCCCGGCGAAGTGGAATTCCAAGGCAAAGTAATTTTAAATCTTAGTAAAGTAAAATAA
- a CDS encoding restriction endonuclease subunit S, with protein MIIYSIIQKSKLEGALRIDAEYYQPEYLELEKRLNSLKTKTIDEICESVISFGAYSLTSNIVWKNDGVPYINVGDIHNGYINFSNVKYISEKVDGILNKSRVNNGQVLLTMAGTIGNAAVVHNIPRPANANQAIAKITPLKGISPYYLAAFLNSKYGRLQTQREIVSSVQANIFLGTIKKFKIPVFNNAETKEVEQKYKNFLNELENLKTFYAQAERILFEELELVDFKADKSLFSVVNLSEVEDADRIDAEYFQEKYKKLVKKIKLNNAKRLGDLVSIKKGFEPGSEQYYEEGKLFIRVSSLSVNGINLTDEKYLSEKLYNELKDNYQPKVGEILLTKDATPGIAYTVKEPVEGIMSGGILRLKIKENINAEYLTLCLNSVIGKMQAERDSGGSVIAHWKPEQIKNMLIPILPKEIQEKIADLVRQSHEARKKAKELLEEAKLKVEEMIENKK; from the coding sequence ATGATTATTTACTCAATAATCCAAAAATCAAAACTTGAAGGCGCTTTGCGGATTGATGCTGAATATTATCAGCCGGAATATTTAGAATTGGAGAAAAGGCTAAATTCATTAAAAACAAAAACTATAGATGAAATTTGCGAGTCTGTTATTAGTTTTGGAGCGTATTCACTTACAAGTAATATAGTATGGAAAAATGATGGGGTGCCTTATATTAATGTTGGCGACATCCATAACGGATATATTAATTTTAGCAATGTTAAATATATTAGCGAAAAAGTTGATGGGATTTTGAATAAATCAAGGGTAAATAACGGCCAAGTTTTACTGACAATGGCAGGTACGATTGGCAATGCAGCCGTGGTACATAATATTCCTCGGCCAGCCAACGCTAACCAAGCGATAGCCAAGATTACTCCGCTCAAAGGTATTTCACCATACTATCTAGCGGCATTTTTAAATTCAAAATACGGCCGATTACAAACACAGCGAGAAATAGTCAGTAGCGTTCAGGCAAATATTTTTCTTGGAACTATTAAAAAATTCAAGATTCCCGTTTTTAATAACGCGGAAACCAAGGAAGTGGAGCAAAAATATAAAAACTTTCTTAACGAGCTTGAAAACTTAAAAACTTTTTACGCGCAAGCCGAAAGAATACTTTTTGAGGAATTAGAATTAGTTGATTTTAAGGCAGATAAAAGCTTATTTTCCGTCGTGAATTTATCCGAGGTAGAAGATGCCGATCGAATAGATGCCGAATATTTCCAGGAAAAATATAAAAAGTTGGTAAAAAAAATAAAATTAAATAACGCAAAAAGACTGGGAGATTTGGTTTCAATAAAAAAAGGTTTTGAGCCGGGAAGTGAACAATATTATGAAGAAGGAAAATTATTTATTAGGGTCAGCAGTTTATCTGTGAATGGAATTAATTTAACGGACGAAAAATATTTAAGTGAAAAATTGTATAATGAATTAAAAGATAATTATCAGCCCAAAGTCGGAGAAATTTTATTAACTAAAGATGCTACGCCCGGAATAGCTTATACCGTTAAAGAACCGGTTGAAGGGATAATGTCGGGCGGGATTTTAAGATTAAAAATAAAAGAAAATATCAATGCGGAATATTTAACCCTTTGCCTAAACTCTGTTATTGGGAAAATGCAGGCGGAACGGGATTCCGGCGGATCGGTTATCGCTCATTGGAAACCTGAACAAATAAAAAACATGTTGATTCCAATTTTGCCGAAAGAAATTCAAGAAAAAATTGCTGATTTAGTACGGCAGTCGCACGAAGCGAGAAAAAAGGCCAAAGAGTTATTGGAAGAGGCAAAATTAAAGGTTGAGGAAATGATTGAGAATAAAAAATAA
- the gap gene encoding type I glyceraldehyde-3-phosphate dehydrogenase codes for MINIAINGFGRIGRAVFKALLNKKGINVAAINDLTETKALAQLLQYDSCYGIYEKKVSAEAGNLVVDGKKYQVLAEKEPAKLPWGKLKIDIILECTGRFLDEAGAGEHLKAGAKKVILSAPASAKATAGKPSDDENIKTIVLSVNEKDLTKNDKIISMASCTTNCLAPVTKIISDNFGVKKAIMSTIHSYTADQNLVDGPHKDLRRARAAAVNIVPTTTGAAKAAAKTMPELIGKFDGLSFRVPTPVVSLCDTVYITEKPVTAEAVNAVFKKAAAGNYKGYVDATDEPLVSSDFIGNPASAIVDLPLTKVIGGDMLKIISWYDNEWGYSCRLADLCEYISKKGLI; via the coding sequence ATGATTAACATCGCAATAAATGGATTTGGCCGGATCGGCCGGGCGGTTTTTAAAGCTTTGCTTAATAAAAAGGGCATTAATGTCGCGGCGATTAATGATTTGACCGAGACTAAAGCGCTGGCGCAGCTGTTGCAGTATGACAGTTGCTACGGGATTTATGAAAAAAAAGTCAGCGCCGAGGCTGGTAATTTGGTAGTGGACGGTAAAAAGTACCAAGTGCTGGCGGAAAAAGAGCCGGCTAAATTGCCTTGGGGCAAACTGAAAATTGATATTATTTTAGAATGCACCGGCAGATTCTTAGATGAAGCTGGCGCCGGAGAGCATCTTAAAGCCGGAGCAAAAAAAGTAATTTTGTCCGCGCCCGCCTCCGCTAAAGCTACGGCGGGCAAGCCGTCTGATGACGAAAATATCAAAACTATCGTTTTATCGGTTAATGAAAAAGATTTAACCAAGAACGATAAAATTATTTCCATGGCCTCCTGCACGACTAACTGCTTAGCGCCGGTGACCAAAATAATTTCGGATAATTTCGGCGTTAAAAAAGCCATTATGTCCACTATCCATTCTTATACGGCCGATCAGAATTTAGTGGACGGACCGCATAAGGATCTGCGCCGGGCCCGCGCCGCGGCTGTGAATATCGTGCCGACGACTACGGGCGCGGCTAAAGCCGCGGCTAAAACCATGCCGGAGCTGATCGGAAAATTTGACGGCTTGTCTTTTAGGGTGCCCACTCCGGTAGTGTCGCTTTGCGATACGGTTTATATTACGGAAAAGCCGGTGACCGCGGAAGCGGTAAACGCAGTTTTTAAAAAAGCCGCGGCCGGAAATTATAAAGGCTATGTGGACGCGACCGACGAGCCTTTAGTGTCATCGGATTTTATCGGCAACCCGGCCAGCGCGATCGTTGATTTACCTTTAACCAAAGTTATCGGCGGCGATATGCTGAAAATTATTTCTTGGTATGATAATGAATGGGGGTATAGTTGTCGGCTGGCGGATTTATGCGAGTATATTAGTAAGAAAGGTTTAATTTAA
- a CDS encoding [FeFe] hydrogenase, group A has translation MKKINLKINGREIICDQGKTIMQAARANGIAIPGLCGHADFSPKANCRICVVEIAGRKGLATSCSTQAEDGMEVRTDTERVKRSRNLNIELIFAEHIEKCPTCIWRVNCKLLELADKYKIEITKFSDRKAKRKVYKFANAVEIDGTQCIDCRNCLEACNTLQKINYLELKGKGINQEVVPVGETSIFPFIHKKADKVDCIYCGQCAVHCPVGAAQEQAHWHLVEKALQDKSKITVAQFAPSIRVSIGEEFGAEHGKIMSGQVVAALRRLGFNYVFDVNFGADITTMVEAEELVEKVKSGGTLPMFTSCCPAWVKYIEFYRPDLMPNLTTARSPQMHSGGLIKTYWAEKMKINPKKIVVVSVMPCTAKKFEADRSELKINGQPPVDYVITTRELAWLIKKNKINFCRLKPAAADNPLGEASGAAAIYGATGGVMESALRTAEYLLTTAQGSVCAEIKDKNKLKLCNSRIEFKDARGQAGVKEAVIEMAGKKLRIAAVNGIGNIGPILKNLKDYDYIEVMACPDGCIGGGGQPIPTNAAIRKKRLEALYKIDGRSKIRRAHENEEAVEALKWLEGKGKLKKQVLYTGYKKRR, from the coding sequence ATGAAAAAAATAAATTTAAAAATAAACGGCCGGGAGATAATCTGCGATCAAGGCAAAACCATCATGCAAGCCGCCAGAGCCAACGGGATTGCTATCCCCGGCTTATGCGGCCACGCGGATTTTTCGCCTAAAGCCAACTGCCGGATTTGCGTGGTGGAAATCGCCGGGCGCAAGGGCCTGGCCACTTCCTGCTCAACTCAAGCCGAAGACGGCATGGAAGTCAGGACCGATACCGAGCGGGTAAAACGTTCGCGCAATTTAAACATTGAATTAATTTTCGCCGAGCATATTGAAAAATGCCCGACTTGCATTTGGCGGGTTAATTGCAAATTATTGGAATTGGCCGATAAATATAAAATTGAAATAACAAAATTCAGCGACCGCAAAGCCAAGCGCAAGGTTTATAAATTCGCCAACGCGGTGGAGATTGACGGCACGCAATGCATTGACTGCCGCAATTGCCTGGAGGCTTGCAATACGCTGCAGAAAATAAATTATTTGGAGTTAAAAGGCAAGGGGATTAATCAAGAGGTCGTGCCGGTTGGCGAAACCAGCATTTTTCCTTTTATCCATAAAAAAGCCGATAAAGTTGATTGCATTTATTGCGGCCAGTGCGCCGTGCATTGTCCGGTCGGCGCGGCCCAGGAGCAAGCCCATTGGCATCTGGTGGAAAAAGCTTTGCAGGATAAATCCAAAATCACGGTCGCCCAATTCGCGCCGTCAATCAGGGTAAGCATCGGCGAAGAATTCGGCGCCGAGCATGGAAAAATAATGTCCGGCCAAGTCGTGGCGGCTTTAAGAAGGCTAGGCTTTAATTATGTTTTTGACGTGAATTTCGGCGCTGATATCACTACCATGGTTGAAGCCGAGGAGCTAGTGGAAAAAGTAAAATCAGGCGGAACTCTTCCCATGTTCACTTCCTGCTGTCCGGCCTGGGTGAAATATATTGAATTTTACCGCCCGGATTTAATGCCGAATTTAACCACGGCGCGCAGCCCGCAAATGCACAGCGGAGGCCTCATAAAAACTTATTGGGCGGAAAAAATGAAGATTAACCCGAAAAAAATCGTAGTGGTTTCGGTTATGCCGTGCACGGCCAAAAAATTTGAAGCCGATCGGAGCGAATTAAAAATTAACGGCCAGCCGCCGGTTGATTACGTCATAACCACGCGCGAATTAGCCTGGCTGATAAAAAAGAACAAAATAAATTTTTGCCGGCTGAAGCCGGCCGCGGCCGATAATCCTTTAGGCGAGGCCAGCGGGGCGGCGGCGATTTACGGCGCCACCGGCGGAGTCATGGAATCGGCTTTAAGGACCGCGGAATATTTATTAACTACGGCCCAAGGCTCGGTCTGCGCCGAAATAAAAGACAAAAATAAATTAAAGCTTTGCAACAGCCGGATAGAATTTAAGGACGCGCGCGGCCAGGCCGGCGTTAAGGAAGCTGTAATTGAAATGGCCGGGAAAAAATTAAGGATCGCGGCCGTTAACGGCATCGGCAATATCGGGCCGATTTTAAAAAATCTTAAAGACTATGATTATATAGAAGTTATGGCCTGCCCGGACGGCTGTATCGGCGGCGGCGGCCAGCCGATTCCGACCAACGCGGCTATCAGGAAAAAAAGGCTGGAAGCTTTGTATAAAATTGACGGCCGAAGCAAAATTCGGCGGGCGCATGAAAACGAAGAAGCGGTCGAGGCTTTAAAATGGCTGGAAGGCAAAGGCAAGCTTAAAAAGCAGGTGCTATATACCGGGTATAAAAAGAGACGATAA
- a CDS encoding phage holin family protein, protein MSIIIKWLVMVLAIMISSYLIPGVVVAGFWAALWLALFLGIINVLVKPILILITLPINILTLGLFTFVINALLILLASSVIEGFSVGGFWIAMLFSIVLSVVSYFLNALTRAK, encoded by the coding sequence ATGTCCATTATCATTAAATGGCTGGTCATGGTCTTAGCGATTATGATAAGCTCGTATTTAATTCCGGGCGTAGTCGTGGCCGGATTTTGGGCGGCTTTATGGCTGGCTTTGTTTTTAGGGATTATCAATGTTTTAGTCAAGCCGATTTTAATTTTAATAACTCTGCCGATTAACATTTTAACTTTAGGCTTGTTCACTTTTGTCATTAACGCTTTGCTGATTTTACTGGCATCGTCGGTGATTGAAGGTTTTTCGGTCGGCGGTTTTTGGATCGCCATGCTGTTCAGCATTGTTTTATCGGTTGTCAGTTATTTTTTAAACGCTTTGACAAGGGCGAAATAA
- a CDS encoding 4Fe-4S binding protein, with the protein MIKIDYEKCCFKDGKCSSCSCGGACTGCVEACPVQAISRKKIVEVDQAICINCGACVAACKHGAITLV; encoded by the coding sequence ATGATAAAAATAGATTATGAAAAGTGCTGTTTTAAAGACGGCAAATGCTCAAGCTGTTCCTGCGGCGGGGCATGTACTGGCTGTGTTGAAGCTTGCCCGGTTCAGGCGATCAGCCGAAAAAAAATAGTTGAAGTTGATCAGGCAATCTGCATAAATTGCGGGGCTTGCGTTGCTGCCTGTAAGCACGGAGCGATTACTTTGGTTTAA
- a CDS encoding CCA tRNA nucleotidyltransferase produces the protein MQIPDYVKNIVEKLEQAGFEAYVVGGCVRDLLMEKIPKDWDITTNARPEKILEIFPQGKYENIFGTVLLPIKSANGETQDVIEITTYRSEQGYSDRRHPDKITFEDSLEKDLSRRDFTVNAMALRLSGENQEITDLFGGEKDLKKKIIRAVGEPEDRFKEDALRMMRAVRLACQLNFSIEGKTERAIMKMAGGIKFISGERIRDELVKIMETGEAYEGVMMLHEFKLLQYIIPELERGVGVNQNKHHVYTVFKHSVLSLKYTPNKKWQVKFASLLHDIAKPQTKRMIKGDATFYNHDLVGAKVAAKIMQRLKFSSADTEKITTLIRNHMFYYNVGEVTESSVRRLIRKVGEENLADLIDLRVADRLGSGVPKAKPYKLRHLEYMMEKVRFDAVSVKMLKINGDDLMKVLKIEPGPKIGAILDVLLSEVIEDQSLNEKAYLEKRSLELNKMDLRELREQAKEKIEDKKMEDDEEIKKEFYVK, from the coding sequence ATGCAGATCCCTGATTATGTAAAAAATATAGTGGAAAAATTAGAGCAGGCCGGCTTTGAAGCCTACGTCGTGGGCGGTTGCGTGCGCGATTTACTAATGGAAAAAATACCTAAAGACTGGGATATAACGACTAACGCGCGGCCGGAAAAAATATTGGAAATATTTCCTCAAGGCAAATACGAAAATATTTTCGGTACGGTTTTATTGCCGATAAAATCGGCCAACGGCGAAACTCAAGATGTAATAGAAATAACGACTTACCGCTCGGAGCAAGGCTACTCGGACCGCCGGCATCCGGATAAAATTACTTTTGAAGACAGTTTGGAAAAAGACCTGTCGCGGCGCGATTTTACGGTTAACGCTATGGCGCTTCGGCTGTCGGGTGAAAATCAAGAAATTACAGATCTGTTTGGCGGGGAAAAAGATTTAAAGAAAAAAATTATCCGCGCCGTGGGCGAGCCGGAAGACAGGTTTAAAGAAGACGCTTTGCGCATGATGCGCGCGGTCAGGTTAGCCTGCCAGCTTAATTTTTCCATAGAAGGCAAGACCGAACGGGCGATCATGAAAATGGCCGGCGGCATTAAATTTATTTCCGGCGAACGGATCCGCGATGAGCTCGTAAAAATAATGGAAACGGGCGAAGCTTATGAAGGCGTAATGATGCTTCATGAATTCAAGCTATTACAATACATTATTCCCGAGCTGGAGCGCGGCGTTGGCGTTAACCAAAACAAGCACCATGTTTATACGGTTTTTAAGCATAGCGTTTTGTCTTTAAAATACACGCCCAATAAAAAATGGCAGGTTAAATTCGCCTCGCTGCTCCATGACATAGCCAAACCGCAGACCAAGAGGATGATTAAAGGCGACGCCACTTTTTATAACCACGACCTGGTCGGCGCCAAAGTGGCGGCTAAAATTATGCAAAGGCTTAAATTTTCCAGCGCTGACACGGAAAAAATAACGACTTTAATCAGGAACCATATGTTTTATTATAATGTCGGCGAGGTCACGGAAAGTTCGGTGCGCCGGCTAATCAGAAAAGTCGGCGAAGAAAATTTAGCCGATTTGATTGATCTGCGCGTTGCCGACCGCTTAGGCTCGGGCGTGCCTAAGGCCAAGCCGTATAAACTGCGCCACCTTGAATATATGATGGAAAAAGTCAGGTTTGACGCGGTTTCGGTTAAGATGCTGAAAATCAACGGCGATGATTTAATGAAGGTTTTAAAGATAGAGCCCGGGCCGAAAATCGGCGCGATTTTAGACGTCTTGTTATCCGAAGTGATTGAAGATCAGTCGTTGAATGAAAAAGCCTATTTGGAAAAACGGAGCTTGGAATTGAATAAAATGGATTTGCGCGAGCTGCGCGAACAAGCCAAAGAGAAAATTGAAGACAAAAAAATGGAAGACGACGAAGAGATAAAAAAAGAATTTTATGTTAAGTAA
- a CDS encoding NADH-ubiquinone oxidoreductase-F iron-sulfur binding region domain-containing protein produces the protein MQDILSKIQQANLVGRGGAGFPTAQKWAAVKNAVGDKKYIICNAAEGEPGVFKDGYILEHYPEKVIDGMKIAIDFLNAEKGYIFLNYGYNKKLNKKLAALLKDSKIEISVKPANAGYIGGEESAVLNTIQGKRIEPRLKPPFPTTAGLWNCPTLINNVETFYNVSLAAADQYKNKRFYTITGDCLNEGVYELPDNLTIEKLLKQTKNYPKFPFFVQIGGNASGEALNSAQLKKQVSGAGSVAVYSLAKNNYKKVIKNWLTFFINESCGMCVPCREGTYRLNEIFSKENIDWELFNDLLDNLSDASLCALGGSAPIAIKSFMKNVYPILNK, from the coding sequence ATGCAGGATATCTTATCTAAAATTCAACAAGCCAATCTAGTCGGGCGCGGCGGCGCCGGTTTTCCTACGGCCCAGAAATGGGCGGCGGTTAAAAATGCTGTCGGTGATAAAAAATATATCATCTGCAACGCGGCTGAAGGCGAGCCGGGCGTTTTTAAGGACGGCTATATTTTAGAGCATTATCCGGAAAAAGTGATAGACGGCATGAAAATAGCCATTGATTTTTTAAACGCCGAAAAGGGCTATATATTTTTAAATTATGGTTATAATAAAAAGTTAAATAAAAAATTAGCCGCTTTGTTAAAAGATTCCAAGATTGAGATATCGGTTAAGCCGGCCAACGCCGGCTATATCGGCGGAGAAGAAAGCGCGGTTTTAAACACCATTCAGGGTAAAAGGATTGAGCCAAGGTTAAAGCCGCCGTTTCCCACAACCGCCGGATTATGGAACTGCCCGACTTTAATAAATAATGTGGAAACTTTTTATAACGTCAGTTTAGCGGCGGCCGATCAATATAAAAATAAAAGATTTTATACGATTACCGGCGATTGCCTTAACGAGGGAGTTTATGAACTGCCGGATAATTTAACCATTGAAAAACTGCTTAAGCAAACTAAAAATTATCCGAAATTTCCTTTTTTCGTGCAAATCGGCGGCAATGCCTCGGGCGAAGCCTTAAACAGCGCCCAGCTTAAAAAGCAGGTCTCGGGCGCCGGTTCAGTCGCCGTTTATAGCTTGGCTAAAAATAACTATAAAAAAGTCATAAAAAACTGGCTTACTTTTTTTATCAACGAGTCTTGCGGCATGTGCGTGCCTTGCCGCGAAGGCACTTACCGGCTTAATGAAATATTCAGTAAAGAGAATATTGACTGGGAGCTGTTTAATGATTTACTGGATAATTTAAGCGATGCTTCGCTTTGCGCCCTCGGCGGCTCCGCGCCTATAGCCATAAAAAGCTTTATGAAAAATGTTTATCCAATTTTAAATAAATGA